One genomic region from Clostridium saccharobutylicum DSM 13864 encodes:
- a CDS encoding L,D-transpeptidase, with product MKILCRLFRNKECYNKTNRANDVQSNSDITKYVNSNNLSSATKYLILVTLSNFKVNIFQGSTNNWTLIHSYLCTIGKKSTPTPKGSFTVGAKGLYFGVEKGYKCWYYTQFKGNYLFHSIIYNLDGSIRDGRLGMALSDGCIRLTKINAKWIWDNIPQGTKVIIK from the coding sequence ATGAAAATTTTATGCAGACTTTTTAGAAATAAAGAATGTTATAACAAAACCAATAGAGCAAATGATGTACAATCGAATTCTGATATAACAAAGTATGTTAATTCAAACAATCTTTCAAGTGCAACAAAGTATCTAATATTAGTAACTCTTAGTAATTTTAAAGTTAATATTTTTCAAGGAAGCACAAATAACTGGACTTTAATTCATAGTTATTTGTGTACAATAGGAAAAAAATCTACACCAACTCCAAAAGGATCTTTTACAGTTGGAGCAAAAGGACTTTATTTTGGGGTAGAAAAGGGATATAAATGTTGGTATTATACTCAGTTTAAAGGAAATTACTTATTTCATTCAATAATATATAATTTAGATGGTTCAATAAGAGATGGGAGACTTGGAATGGCATTATCTGATGGTTGCATAAGGTTAACTAAAATAAATGCTAAATGGATATGGGATAATATCCCGCAAGGGACTAAAGTAATAATAAAATAA
- a CDS encoding sensor histidine kinase, giving the protein MIKNRKIATKLLTLNIISVFIIILFTFIGIDTSLKDRDNTENLILCADRIYVELSEHFNIENTNNKNYIESLKKEYNNLEIIIYDKNENIRLKTDGVDEAKIDLNQMQYIMRNKNGDFNPFMKEYKLIDNGQTFELVIFKYRSSNSTVESYIMRILFPIIIVLIIEYLIIRRKVKQLIYITDGIITMSNENLEYRLELNSNDEFGILSHEINKMSSNLKIKIDNERNMYKLKNELIANISHDLRTPLTSLIGYMEIAKNLDLKLEEKNDYIKKSLEKAERIKILICELFEYSKLESGEVTINKIPINIIEMLEQTIGEYSNLAYNNYLDIVKLYKEFEIITNIDGNIMIRVFENLLDNAIKYSKKNSKIYIDVINDENYSIITLENTMEESIECDSNMLFERFYRGDKSRNQKISGSGLGLFISKSIVDLHGGEIHIETEGHRFKVYIKLPKG; this is encoded by the coding sequence TTGATAAAGAATAGAAAAATAGCAACCAAATTGTTAACATTAAATATAATTTCAGTATTTATTATTATATTATTTACTTTTATTGGTATTGATACTAGTTTAAAAGACAGAGATAATACTGAAAATTTAATATTATGTGCGGATAGGATTTATGTTGAACTTAGTGAGCACTTTAATATTGAAAATACTAATAATAAAAATTACATAGAGTCGTTAAAGAAAGAATATAATAATTTGGAAATTATTATATATGATAAAAATGAAAATATAAGATTAAAAACGGATGGTGTAGATGAGGCAAAAATAGATCTTAATCAAATGCAATATATTATGCGGAATAAAAATGGTGATTTCAATCCATTTATGAAAGAATACAAATTAATAGATAATGGACAAACTTTTGAACTAGTAATTTTTAAGTACAGATCTTCAAATAGCACTGTAGAAAGCTATATAATGAGAATATTGTTTCCTATAATAATAGTATTAATTATTGAATATTTAATAATTAGAAGAAAAGTAAAACAACTTATATACATTACTGATGGAATTATAACCATGTCTAATGAAAATTTAGAGTACAGGTTAGAATTAAATTCTAATGATGAATTTGGAATCTTAAGTCATGAAATAAATAAGATGTCATCTAATCTAAAAATAAAAATAGATAATGAAAGAAATATGTATAAATTAAAAAATGAACTTATAGCAAATATTTCACATGATTTAAGAACTCCATTAACAAGTCTTATAGGTTATATGGAGATTGCTAAAAATTTAGATTTAAAACTAGAAGAAAAGAATGATTATATTAAAAAAAGTTTAGAAAAAGCTGAAAGAATTAAAATATTAATTTGCGAATTATTTGAGTATTCTAAACTTGAAAGTGGCGAAGTAACCATAAATAAAATTCCCATAAACATAATTGAAATGCTTGAACAAACAATAGGTGAATATTCTAATTTAGCCTATAACAATTATCTAGATATAGTAAAATTATATAAGGAATTTGAGATTATAACAAATATTGATGGAAATATTATGATTAGAGTTTTTGAAAATTTATTAGATAATGCAATTAAATATAGTAAGAAAAACTCAAAAATATATATCGATGTTATTAATGATGAAAATTATTCAATAATTACACTTGAAAATACAATGGAAGAAAGTATAGAATGTGATTCCAATATGCTTTTTGAAAGATTTTATAGGGGAGATAAATCTAGAAATCAAAAAATAAGTGGATCTGGATTAGGATTATTTATTTCTAAATCAATAGTTGATCTTCATGGAGGAGAAATACACATAGAAACAGAGGGACATAGATTTAAAGTTTATATTAAATTACCTAAAGGTTAA
- a CDS encoding response regulator transcription factor codes for MNKSTVLIVDDDMDIREIIKLYLINENIECIMAKDGSEALERIQNNDIDLIVLDIMMPQLDGIQACLRIRKNNKIPIIMISAKNEDSSKILALNIGADDYVTKPFNPLELVARIKAHIRRNTEFKEVAKKDKSKIQIYDLSIDLKSRDVYKGDEFIKVTPTEFDILKILAENRGRTLTTAQIYEMVWNEPFINSKNTVAVHIRNIREKIEITPKDSKYIKVVWGVGYKIDKE; via the coding sequence TTGAATAAATCAACAGTTTTAATTGTAGATGATGACATGGACATAAGAGAAATAATAAAACTATATCTTATAAATGAAAATATTGAATGTATAATGGCAAAGGACGGAAGTGAGGCGTTAGAGAGAATACAAAACAATGATATAGATTTGATTGTATTAGATATTATGATGCCGCAATTAGATGGTATACAAGCTTGCTTAAGGATTAGAAAAAATAATAAAATTCCTATAATAATGATTTCTGCTAAAAATGAAGATAGTAGTAAGATACTAGCATTAAATATTGGAGCAGATGATTATGTGACAAAGCCTTTTAACCCGTTAGAACTCGTTGCAAGAATAAAAGCACATATTAGAAGAAATACTGAATTTAAAGAAGTTGCAAAAAAAGATAAAAGTAAAATACAAATATATGATTTATCAATAGATTTAAAAAGTAGAGATGTATATAAAGGTGATGAATTTATAAAAGTTACACCTACAGAATTTGATATTTTAAAGATACTTGCTGAAAATAGGGGAAGAACTTTAACTACAGCACAAATTTATGAGATGGTTTGGAATGAGCCTTTTATAAATTCTAAAAATACAGTTGCAGTACATATAAGAAATATACGAGAAAAAATTGAAATAACTCCTAAGGACTCAAAGTACATTAAAGTAGTGTGGGGAGTTGGATATAAAATTGATAAAGAATAG
- a CDS encoding GNAT family N-acetyltransferase codes for MINNIASDMLSKDFLLNVDMLECIRRGSAEILFASHDGVLLIDIPSQIYMIFTTNYQIAKRLLHSIPQNIDIIVAHDKFSYNLLKIKFNFKKTILCYNSVYIKKTHIEIKNPIVEIRFLTNKYTNIITKNYCKAEIVKDTYIENRLNANEMFGAFLNNNLCGFIGSHEEGSIGMLEVFPKYRKRGIGCALQIAATNYALANHRYPYGEIVEINTNSIALQRKLGFQLSSNKVYWLIK; via the coding sequence ATGATTAATAATATTGCTAGCGATATGTTATCTAAAGATTTTTTATTAAATGTAGATATGCTTGAATGTATACGAAGAGGCAGTGCCGAAATTTTGTTTGCTTCACATGATGGTGTACTTTTAATTGATATTCCATCTCAAATTTATATGATTTTTACAACTAATTATCAAATAGCCAAAAGGTTACTTCATTCTATACCTCAAAATATTGATATTATTGTTGCACATGATAAATTTTCTTATAATTTATTGAAAATAAAATTCAATTTTAAAAAAACAATACTCTGTTATAATAGCGTTTATATAAAGAAAACACATATAGAAATAAAAAATCCGATTGTAGAAATTAGATTCCTTACAAATAAATATACGAATATTATAACTAAAAATTATTGTAAAGCAGAAATTGTAAAAGATACTTACATAGAAAATAGATTAAATGCAAATGAAATGTTTGGTGCCTTCCTCAATAATAATTTATGCGGTTTTATAGGTAGTCATGAAGAAGGCTCCATAGGTATGTTGGAAGTTTTTCCTAAATACAGAAAAAGGGGGATTGGCTGCGCTCTACAGATTGCTGCTACTAATTATGCTTTAGCTAATCATAGATACCCCTATGGTGAAATTGTCGAAATAAATACTAATTCCATAGCTTTGCAAAGAAAACTTGGATTTCAATTATCCTCAAACAAGGTATATTGGCTAATAAAATAA
- a CDS encoding DUF4411 family protein: protein MNEYLLDSNIVIGLWKQYPFVIDKLIKDKKIKILKEISEELVVKEMRQYKGQRILSQRFLSLISFIIEIDKKKIKEFYSMINVKYSNKGNAYYATNKLSENDLLLLYACYLDNDLILVTEDKYLFNTGKFVLGEHRLMTLRMLVESII from the coding sequence ATGAATGAATATTTATTAGATAGTAATATTGTTATAGGACTTTGGAAGCAGTATCCTTTTGTAATTGATAAACTTATTAAAGATAAAAAAATTAAAATATTAAAAGAAATAAGTGAAGAACTTGTCGTAAAGGAAATGCGACAATATAAAGGGCAGCGAATATTATCACAAAGATTTTTAAGCTTAATATCTTTTATTATAGAAATAGATAAAAAGAAGATTAAAGAATTTTATTCAATGATAAATGTAAAATATTCCAATAAAGGTAATGCTTATTACGCTACAAATAAGCTTTCTGAAAATGATCTATTATTGCTATATGCTTGTTATTTAGATAATGATCTTATATTGGTAACAGAAGATAAATATTTATTTAATACTGGAAAATTTGTATTAGGTGAGCATAGATTAATGACTTTAAGGATGTTAGTTGAGAGCATAATATAG
- a CDS encoding epoxyqueuosine reductase QueH, with protein MNKINYQKELDALIDTLVKEDKQPKLLLHSCCAPCSSYILEYLSQYFHITVFFYNPNIYPNEEYSRRVEEQKKFISELKVKYQIKFLEGKYDTDAFYALSKGLEAEREGGERCFKCYELRLREAAIIVKEGDYDYFTTTLSISPHKNSQKLNEIGRRLSQEYNVKYLYSDFKKKEGYKRSIELSNEYNLYRQDYCGCVFSKNERINFLKNSAQE; from the coding sequence ATGAACAAAATTAATTATCAAAAAGAATTAGATGCATTAATAGATACTTTAGTTAAAGAAGACAAACAACCTAAATTATTATTACATAGTTGTTGTGCACCATGCAGCAGCTATATTTTAGAATATCTATCTCAATATTTTCATATAACAGTTTTCTTTTATAATCCAAATATCTATCCTAACGAGGAATATTCAAGAAGGGTAGAAGAACAAAAAAAGTTTATTTCAGAGCTTAAAGTTAAATATCAAATAAAATTTTTAGAAGGAAAATATGATACTGATGCATTTTATGCTCTTTCAAAAGGATTAGAAGCTGAAAGAGAAGGCGGAGAAAGATGCTTTAAATGTTATGAATTAAGACTGAGAGAAGCTGCAATTATAGTTAAAGAGGGAGATTACGATTATTTTACCACTACTTTATCTATAAGCCCACATAAAAATTCGCAAAAATTAAATGAAATTGGTAGGAGATTATCACAAGAGTATAATGTAAAATACTTATATTCAGATTTTAAGAAGAAAGAAGGATATAAACGTTCAATAGAGCTTTCTAATGAATATAATTTATATAGACAGGACTATTGTGGATGTGTATTTTCTAAAAATGAAAGGATTAACTTTTTAAAGAATTCTGCTCAAGAA
- a CDS encoding L-lactate dehydrogenase, protein MAIGRSKVVVVGTGAVGAAVAFDIVMNHVCDDLVLIDINKEKSWAEATDLQHSLGYNGNKMKVKDGEYDDCKDADLVVIAAALPYITGQTRLDMMEKAAGIMESIVPPIMKSGFSGIIVVITNPVDVMSYYVHKLSGLPANKVIGTGTALDSARLKYHLADVMNVDPQSVHALCMGEHGDSQVIPWSQITVGGKKFLDIINDNKVRLGEFNIDSVSEDIKMIAYRIVNAKGATTFGIAATTVQIIKAVLRDENKVIPVSAMLNGEYGEKDIYAGVPAVLNNQGIKELVEYHLSENEMAELKKSIAIIRDYSKKLNL, encoded by the coding sequence ATGGCAATAGGTAGAAGTAAAGTAGTAGTTGTTGGTACAGGAGCTGTTGGAGCTGCTGTAGCATTTGATATAGTTATGAATCATGTTTGTGATGATTTAGTGTTGATTGATATTAATAAGGAAAAATCATGGGCAGAAGCAACAGATCTTCAACACTCTCTTGGATATAATGGAAACAAAATGAAAGTAAAAGATGGTGAATATGACGATTGCAAAGATGCGGATTTAGTTGTAATAGCTGCAGCGTTACCTTATATCACAGGACAAACAAGATTAGATATGATGGAAAAAGCAGCTGGAATAATGGAAAGTATTGTGCCTCCTATCATGAAAAGTGGATTCTCAGGAATTATTGTTGTAATAACAAATCCTGTAGATGTGATGTCATACTATGTGCATAAGCTTTCAGGTTTACCAGCTAACAAGGTAATAGGAACAGGTACAGCTCTAGATTCTGCACGTTTAAAGTATCATTTGGCAGATGTTATGAATGTTGATCCTCAAAGTGTGCATGCATTATGTATGGGTGAACATGGGGATTCTCAAGTAATTCCATGGAGTCAAATTACAGTTGGTGGTAAGAAATTTTTAGATATAATCAATGATAACAAGGTACGTTTAGGAGAATTTAATATTGATTCTGTATCAGAAGACATTAAGATGATAGCATATCGTATTGTAAATGCTAAAGGAGCTACTACATTTGGTATTGCTGCAACTACAGTTCAAATCATTAAAGCAGTATTGCGCGACGAAAATAAGGTTATTCCTGTGTCTGCAATGCTTAATGGTGAATATGGTGAAAAAGATATATATGCAGGAGTACCAGCTGTTTTAAATAATCAGGGGATAAAAGAGTTAGTCGAATACCATTTATCAGAGAATGAGATGGCAGAATTAAAAAAATCAATTGCAATAATTAGAGATTATAGCAAAAAGCTTAATTTATAA
- a CDS encoding L,D-transpeptidase family protein, translating to MKQKNKMLISTNKCFFTFLSICFCTIIFYIISNFYLFPTISCSNFLEKNAEEVKIEVPEELKTYILELKERGNNKEQITATDIGLKYSSQWKTTHIKDKKSSFQWLFTLFDTRTSKITQVVDFDEVLLKKALDNLSCFDENNIIEPQNPIFKYTENGYEIIDEVYGNKINKDILYNYVKNAILKGETIIDLESINCYEKPQYTSKSQEVIAAKDMLNKYVMSEITYKFGESKEVLDKSIINEWLTVDDNYQIIFDKEKIKKYLHVLSNTYDTVGKIRNFSTSLGKMVKVSGGDYGWAINIDNEMNELINIIKEGKTITRQPVYKQTAIYHDDNDIGNTYVEINMTKQHLWFYKNGTLVAAGDVVTGNISRGHSTPVGIYRLKFKQKNAVLKGESYRTPVKFWMPFNGGIGIHDASWRSQFGGDIYKTSGSHGCVNAPNYLAGIIFNNIEEDTPIVCYYE from the coding sequence ATGAAACAAAAAAATAAAATGTTAATAAGTACTAATAAATGTTTTTTTACTTTTCTTTCTATATGCTTTTGCACAATTATTTTTTATATAATAAGTAATTTTTATTTATTTCCTACAATAAGTTGTAGTAATTTTTTAGAAAAAAATGCAGAGGAGGTAAAGATAGAAGTTCCGGAAGAACTTAAAACATATATTCTGGAGTTAAAAGAAAGAGGAAATAACAAAGAACAAATTACAGCAACTGATATTGGTTTAAAATATAGTTCACAGTGGAAAACTACGCATATTAAAGATAAAAAAAGTTCTTTCCAATGGCTTTTTACGCTTTTTGATACAAGAACTTCTAAAATAACACAAGTGGTGGATTTTGATGAGGTCTTATTAAAAAAAGCTTTAGATAACTTATCATGTTTTGATGAGAATAATATAATTGAGCCTCAAAATCCAATATTTAAATACACAGAAAATGGTTATGAAATTATAGATGAAGTTTACGGAAATAAAATAAATAAAGATATTTTATATAACTATGTGAAAAATGCAATTCTTAAAGGAGAAACAATAATAGACTTAGAATCTATTAATTGTTATGAAAAGCCACAATATACTTCAAAATCTCAAGAAGTTATAGCTGCCAAAGATATGCTTAATAAGTATGTAATGTCAGAGATTACTTATAAATTTGGAGAAAGTAAAGAAGTGTTAGACAAATCTATAATAAACGAATGGCTGACAGTTGATGATAATTATCAAATAATATTTGATAAAGAAAAGATAAAAAAATATTTACATGTGCTGTCAAATACTTATGACACAGTTGGTAAGATTAGAAATTTTTCTACTTCATTAGGAAAAATGGTAAAAGTAAGTGGCGGAGACTATGGATGGGCTATTAATATTGATAACGAAATGAACGAATTAATTAATATCATAAAAGAAGGAAAAACTATAACAAGGCAACCTGTATATAAGCAAACAGCAATATATCATGATGATAATGATATTGGGAACACTTATGTAGAAATTAATATGACAAAACAGCATTTATGGTTTTATAAAAATGGGACATTAGTTGCTGCTGGGGATGTTGTTACAGGTAATATAAGTAGAGGTCATTCAACACCGGTAGGCATTTATAGATTAAAGTTTAAGCAAAAGAATGCTGTTTTAAAAGGCGAGAGTTACAGAACACCTGTTAAGTTTTGGATGCCATTTAATGGTGGTATAGGAATTCATGATGCAAGCTGGAGATCACAATTTGGCGGTGATATATATAAGACAAGTGGTTCTCATGGTTGTGTAAATGCACCTAATTATTTAGCGGGTATAATATTTAACAATATTGAGGAAGATACTCCTATTGTTTGCTATTATGAATAA
- the hemL gene encoding glutamate-1-semialdehyde 2,1-aminomutase has protein sequence MKNLEIFKESEKYMPGGVNSPVRCFKGLNFNPPIIKSGKGVIIKDEDDNEYIDFVLAWGPLILGHCDEDVVKAVQETSSKALAFGAPTKLELDLGKFMCENLDNVDMIRMVNSGTEATMSAVKLARGYTKRDKIVKFAGCYHGHFDGFLIEAGSGVMTNGIPGSLGVPTGSIENTLIGQYNDKKQIIELFEKYGNEIAGVIIEPVAGNMGVIKAEEDFMETLRELCDKYGALLIFDEVMNGFRVAFKGAQSLFNVNPDLITYAKIMGGGLPCGAYAGKREVMENLAPVGGVYQAGTMSGNPIVMAAGLATLTKLKNNLEYYDHIEKMGRKLEEGVCEISKKYNLPAVMNRVGGMLTVFFTDLKEVKTYDDVKTCNVKRFNRYFEHMLKSGINLAPSQFEAVFLSVKHEEKHIDAYLKAFEEFAAKEIHC, from the coding sequence ATGAAAAATCTTGAAATATTTAAAGAATCAGAAAAATATATGCCAGGTGGAGTTAACAGTCCAGTTAGATGCTTTAAGGGGTTAAATTTTAATCCACCTATAATAAAAAGTGGAAAAGGCGTAATAATTAAAGATGAAGATGATAATGAATATATAGACTTTGTATTAGCGTGGGGACCATTAATTCTTGGGCATTGTGATGAAGATGTTGTGAAAGCTGTTCAAGAAACTAGCAGTAAGGCTTTAGCTTTTGGAGCACCAACAAAGCTTGAATTAGATTTAGGGAAGTTTATGTGTGAAAACCTAGATAATGTTGATATGATCAGAATGGTTAATTCTGGGACTGAAGCAACAATGAGTGCTGTAAAGCTTGCTAGAGGATATACTAAGAGAGATAAAATAGTTAAATTTGCAGGTTGTTATCATGGTCATTTTGATGGATTTTTAATAGAAGCTGGTTCTGGAGTAATGACAAATGGAATACCAGGTTCACTTGGAGTTCCAACAGGAAGTATAGAGAATACATTAATAGGTCAATACAATGATAAAAAACAAATTATTGAGTTATTTGAGAAGTATGGAAATGAAATTGCTGGAGTTATTATAGAGCCAGTAGCTGGAAATATGGGAGTTATTAAAGCAGAAGAAGATTTCATGGAAACATTAAGAGAACTTTGTGATAAATATGGTGCGCTATTAATTTTCGATGAAGTTATGAATGGATTTAGAGTTGCATTTAAAGGTGCACAATCTTTATTTAATGTAAATCCAGATTTAATTACATATGCAAAAATAATGGGAGGGGGACTTCCATGTGGAGCATATGCTGGAAAAAGAGAAGTAATGGAAAACTTAGCTCCAGTAGGAGGAGTATATCAAGCAGGAACTATGTCTGGAAATCCAATAGTAATGGCTGCTGGACTTGCAACACTAACTAAGTTAAAAAACAATCTAGAATATTATGATCATATAGAAAAGATGGGAAGAAAACTTGAAGAAGGTGTATGTGAAATATCTAAGAAATATAATCTTCCTGCAGTAATGAATAGAGTAGGTGGAATGCTTACAGTATTCTTTACAGATTTAAAAGAAGTTAAGACTTATGATGATGTTAAAACATGTAATGTTAAAAGATTTAATAGATATTTTGAACACATGCTAAAGAGTGGAATTAATTTAGCACCATCACAATTTGAAGCTGTATTTTTAAGCGTAAAACATGAAGAAAAACATATTGATGCTTATTTAAAAGCTTTTGAAGAATTTGCAGCCAAAGAAATTCATTGCTAA